In one Pseudomonadota bacterium genomic region, the following are encoded:
- a CDS encoding glycosyltransferase 61 family protein, with the protein MVTRPPEIGSVRDIPGKDAFFLPAGRVDAWFERRSDILIVTFFNLATLGEHEIPQPWFYGNVAKQGYSILGLITKRRDWYRNPDTPRLIEELREAGLFEGFSRVLFIGASMGGYAALTYARLVPGSGVLAFSPQSSLAPDLVPFEGRYARPQKKFDWAGDYRDAAEGIPDIADVTIAFDPFVPEDKAHAARLAAPHVSFLHVGHFGHQAIRVLKHVGVLSELFAQVAEQRFDRAGFYAAVRERRHQTRWLRELFREAEARGHNALAINAAKTQRARDGRMNRYLDRVVKRQTAIIAAREDHVITVGRPAPVAPYAGQIASLSGAFVVPALQKSAPTAFGVLHADQSWCRASQCWMDARLKSKAPVVAKTAEIIELEGTHLFGGYYRGHFGHFLVEALSRLWALDHVPLQPKSLIYVAHGSAERQKLEKYSDLYRVLGVTVPVVAHDQVARIEHLYVPELGFGWGGRFDGSPAFRAFVRGRLAASVESDGGDDLYISRSRLWGQMGQVIGEEVLEHNLARLGYEIFHPQEHPIDVQLAKYRAARRIVGLDGSAFHLVPFIMAEGGRVALIKRRSSANVGDYKTQFRAFCGVDVDVIDTLEKDWSFNPKGRVDFRAVGELDFAATFAALSAQGYIPASFAPDLPTEKELAAYREAAIQQRDGALPALNERAG; encoded by the coding sequence ATGGTCACCCGTCCTCCAGAAATTGGGTCCGTTCGCGACATTCCCGGCAAGGATGCCTTCTTCCTGCCGGCCGGGCGCGTCGATGCTTGGTTCGAGCGGCGCTCGGACATTCTCATCGTGACCTTTTTCAACCTGGCGACGCTGGGCGAGCATGAGATCCCGCAGCCGTGGTTTTACGGAAACGTCGCCAAGCAGGGCTATTCCATCCTCGGTCTGATCACCAAGCGCAGGGATTGGTATCGTAACCCTGACACGCCCCGCCTGATCGAGGAGCTGCGCGAGGCGGGTCTTTTCGAGGGCTTCTCGCGGGTGCTCTTCATCGGGGCCTCCATGGGAGGCTATGCCGCGCTGACCTATGCCAGGCTGGTGCCGGGATCAGGGGTCCTCGCCTTCAGCCCGCAAAGCTCTCTGGCCCCCGATCTCGTGCCTTTCGAGGGCCGCTATGCCCGCCCGCAGAAGAAATTCGACTGGGCCGGCGATTACCGGGACGCTGCGGAGGGCATTCCGGATATCGCCGACGTCACCATCGCGTTCGACCCATTTGTGCCGGAAGACAAGGCCCATGCGGCTCGCCTCGCGGCGCCCCATGTCTCGTTCCTCCATGTCGGTCACTTCGGCCACCAGGCGATCCGGGTGCTGAAACACGTGGGCGTCCTGTCAGAGCTCTTCGCCCAGGTCGCGGAGCAGCGCTTCGATCGCGCGGGGTTCTATGCGGCTGTGCGGGAACGCCGCCACCAGACGCGCTGGCTTCGCGAGCTTTTTCGAGAGGCGGAGGCACGCGGGCACAATGCGCTCGCGATCAACGCGGCAAAGACGCAGCGGGCGCGCGACGGGCGCATGAACCGCTATCTGGACCGCGTGGTGAAGCGTCAGACCGCAATCATCGCCGCGCGCGAAGACCATGTCATCACCGTCGGGCGTCCTGCGCCAGTCGCGCCCTATGCCGGACAGATCGCCTCTCTGTCGGGCGCGTTCGTCGTGCCCGCGCTGCAGAAGAGCGCGCCCACCGCCTTCGGCGTCCTCCATGCGGACCAGAGCTGGTGCCGGGCGTCGCAATGCTGGATGGATGCGCGCCTCAAGTCCAAGGCGCCCGTGGTGGCAAAGACCGCGGAGATCATCGAGCTTGAGGGCACCCATCTCTTCGGGGGCTACTACCGGGGCCATTTCGGGCATTTCCTGGTGGAGGCGCTCAGCCGGCTTTGGGCGCTCGACCACGTGCCCCTGCAACCCAAGAGCCTGATCTACGTGGCGCACGGATCCGCAGAGCGCCAGAAGCTCGAGAAATACAGCGATCTCTACCGCGTCCTCGGCGTGACCGTTCCGGTGGTTGCCCATGATCAGGTCGCGCGGATCGAGCATCTTTACGTGCCGGAGCTGGGCTTTGGCTGGGGCGGCAGGTTCGATGGCTCGCCCGCCTTTCGCGCCTTCGTCCGCGGGAGGCTCGCAGCGTCCGTGGAGTCCGATGGCGGGGATGATCTCTACATCTCGAGATCCCGGCTTTGGGGCCAGATGGGGCAGGTCATTGGAGAGGAGGTCCTCGAGCACAATCTCGCGCGGCTCGGCTATGAGATCTTCCATCCCCAAGAGCATCCCATCGACGTCCAGCTCGCCAAGTACAGGGCCGCGCGGCGCATCGTGGGCCTCGACGGATCTGCCTTCCATCTCGTGCCATTCATCATGGCCGAGGGGGGCCGGGTCGCGCTGATAAAGCGTCGTTCATCGGCCAATGTCGGCGACTACAAGACGCAATTCCGGGCCTTCTGCGGTGTGGACGTGGATGTCATCGACACGCTGGAAAAGGACTGGTCGTTCAATCCCAAGGGCCGCGTCGATTTCCGTGCCGTGGGCGAGCTCGACTTTGCCGCGACCTTCGCCGCCCTTTCGGCGCAGGGATACATTCCAGCTAGCTTCGCGCCCGACCTCCCGACAGAGAAAGAACTCGCGGCCTACCGCGAGGCCGCCATCCAACAGCGGGACGGCGCGCTCCCCGCGCTCAACGAGCGGGCAGGGTAG